A window of the Acidobacteriota bacterium genome harbors these coding sequences:
- a CDS encoding transcription initiation protein encodes MAQYLLLLYHDGAAGAKLDPAVMQQAMLRYQAWRQKLTDEGHYLDSHKLENEPGRVLRNASGKILVTDGPYSETKEWLGGYYLIEAPSYEVAVEISRDCPHLEFGGTIEVREVDARVAAASARRAS; translated from the coding sequence ATGGCTCAATATTTGCTCTTGCTTTACCACGACGGAGCCGCGGGTGCGAAACTGGATCCCGCGGTAATGCAACAGGCAATGCTTAGATATCAAGCCTGGCGCCAGAAGCTCACGGATGAAGGGCATTATCTTGACAGCCACAAGCTGGAAAACGAACCGGGAAGAGTCCTGCGCAACGCAAGCGGCAAGATTCTAGTCACAGACGGTCCTTACAGTGAGACTAAGGAATGGCTTGGTGGCTACTATCTGATCGAGGCACCGAGCTATGAAGTTGCAGTCGAAATTTCACGCGATTGCCCACACTTGGAGTTTGGCGGCACGATCGAAGTACGAGAAGTGGATGCCAGAGTGGCAGCCGCTAGCGCAAGACGCGCAAGTTGA
- a CDS encoding hydroxyacid dehydrogenase: MKSIGYAAGKAKASLVPFSFERREPREHDVLIEIKYCGICHSDIHQVRDEWGEGIFPMVPGHEIAGVVAAVGDKVRKFKVGDNVGVGCFVDSCRNCPQCEEGLEQYCDGTVFTYNSREHDGTPTYGGYSDRIVVNEDYILRIPDNLPLDAAAPLLCAGITLYSPLMHWQAGPGKKVAIVGLGGLGHMGVKLGHALGAEITVLSQSLRKKADGIRLGADHYYASSDPETFVELKGYFDLILNTVSADIDWNQYLDLLKLDGAMVLLGIPEKKVPMGAAPLISRRRSLSGSMIGGIRETQEMLDFCGKHNVTSDIEVIPIQQVNEAYERVLKSDVRYRFVMDIASLKA; this comes from the coding sequence CTGAAGAGCATCGGTTATGCTGCCGGCAAAGCAAAGGCTTCGCTTGTTCCTTTTTCATTTGAACGTCGCGAACCGCGTGAACACGACGTCCTGATCGAGATCAAGTACTGCGGTATCTGCCACTCCGACATACATCAGGTTCGTGATGAATGGGGAGAAGGCATCTTCCCGATGGTTCCCGGACACGAAATCGCAGGCGTCGTCGCTGCGGTCGGCGACAAAGTCCGCAAGTTCAAAGTTGGTGACAACGTTGGAGTTGGTTGTTTTGTCGATTCCTGCCGCAACTGTCCTCAGTGCGAAGAAGGCCTGGAGCAGTATTGCGATGGCACCGTATTTACCTACAACTCGCGGGAGCACGACGGCACGCCGACATACGGCGGATACTCTGACAGGATCGTAGTTAACGAAGACTACATCTTACGCATACCTGACAATCTGCCGCTCGATGCCGCAGCACCTCTGCTTTGCGCGGGAATCACGCTGTACTCTCCGCTCATGCATTGGCAGGCTGGTCCGGGCAAGAAGGTGGCTATCGTCGGATTGGGCGGACTTGGTCATATGGGTGTGAAGCTCGGGCATGCCCTAGGGGCGGAGATCACCGTTTTGAGCCAATCACTTCGAAAGAAGGCGGACGGCATACGGCTTGGCGCCGATCATTACTATGCGAGCTCGGATCCGGAGACGTTCGTGGAGTTGAAGGGATATTTTGACCTGATTCTCAACACCGTCTCTGCTGATATCGACTGGAATCAATATCTCGATTTGCTCAAGCTGGACGGCGCGATGGTTCTCCTCGGGATTCCTGAGAAGAAAGTGCCAATGGGAGCCGCACCTCTCATCAGTCGCCGACGGAGTCTTTCCGGCTCCATGATCGGAGGCATTCGCGAGACACAGGAGATGCTCGACTTCTGTGGCAAGCACAATGTGACTTCCGATATTGAAGTGATACCGATACAGCAGGTCAACGAAGCCTACGAACGTGTCTTGAAGAGCGACGTGCGCTATCGGTTTGTGATGGATATTGCTTCGCTCAAGGCATAG
- a CDS encoding RNA methyltransferase, whose protein sequence is MPATLQSRLRIILVRPRNPLNIGAAARAMSNFGFSQLRVVNPYEVAFREARSAVGASDVLRNAQSFESLSDAIADCSLVIGTTAVAHRTLQHPMVRLDRSSPLITVDSTHCALLFGSEKIGLSNEDLSYCHLVLNIPTGRENVSINLGQAVAVCLYELIREPADTAVLKQSEPAIAEELERLTSVLSDALLASGYTKRGASASTTEKIRRLIRRLTLSSEDAELLLGMLKKISRRQ, encoded by the coding sequence TTGCCTGCTACACTGCAATCACGTCTCCGAATCATTCTGGTTCGTCCGCGCAACCCCCTCAACATAGGCGCGGCTGCGAGAGCAATGAGCAATTTCGGGTTCTCTCAGCTTCGCGTGGTGAATCCCTATGAAGTGGCCTTCCGCGAAGCTCGGTCAGCCGTAGGAGCTTCAGATGTGCTGCGGAACGCACAGTCATTCGAGAGCCTATCCGACGCAATCGCCGACTGCTCATTGGTGATAGGAACAACCGCGGTCGCCCACCGTACCTTGCAACATCCTATGGTGCGGCTTGATCGAAGTAGTCCATTGATAACAGTGGATTCGACACACTGTGCACTTCTATTCGGATCAGAGAAGATTGGACTTTCGAACGAAGACCTAAGCTATTGTCATTTGGTCTTGAACATTCCCACAGGGCGAGAGAACGTTTCGATCAATCTGGGACAAGCTGTGGCTGTATGCCTTTACGAACTCATTCGCGAGCCTGCGGATACGGCAGTCCTCAAACAGAGTGAACCTGCGATCGCTGAAGAACTCGAACGATTAACCAGCGTTTTATCGGATGCGCTGTTGGCGAGCGGCTACACCAAGAGAGGCGCGTCTGCTTCCACGACGGAAAAAATACGACGTCTGATCCGTCGTTTGACTCTCTCCAGCGAAGATGCTGAGTTACTTCTCGGAATGCTAAAGAAAATTTCCCGACGACAGTGA